From a region of the uncultured Desulfatiglans sp. genome:
- the abfD gene encoding 4-hydroxybutyryl-CoA dehydratase/vinylacetyl-CoA-Delta-isomerase, whose translation MGLKTKEEYIESLRRMNPTAYMFGQKLTDVVDNPRLRAGIEATAATYEVAELDDFKDLAVTQSPLINEPVNRFTLPPSSIEDLVARVKLNRKLGAYVGTCHQRCTGLDCLSTLSIVTYDIDQKYGTHYYDNFVEFLKYMQKNDLTANAGVTDVKGDRSKGPKDQEDKDMYVHVVEKRDDGIVVRGAKAHQTGSLSSHEIIVLPTRAMRKGDEDYALSFAVPADAPGLIHVVGRSSLDMRELDGYDVGNIRYSKYCPTLIFNDVFVPWERVFMCGETEFAVEMVVRFSSFHRQSHGGCKSGKIDCMIGTALTMMEYNGTSKAGHLKQKVIDMIHRAETLYGCCLASSYEGKQEPSGTYFIDTVLANASKIHEGKEMAEAIRLMVDVCGGFVADMPSDRDFENPEIGPLVKKYMKGADGVPIDNRIKLYRLAEKLALESADTISDIHGGGSPEAHRVTIFRETNIDRKKDAAKRLAGIES comes from the coding sequence ATGGGTTTGAAAACGAAGGAAGAATACATCGAATCTCTGCGCCGGATGAACCCGACTGCCTACATGTTCGGACAGAAACTCACCGATGTGGTGGACAACCCCCGGCTGCGGGCGGGGATAGAGGCCACCGCCGCCACCTATGAAGTCGCCGAACTGGATGATTTCAAAGACCTGGCGGTCACTCAGAGCCCGCTCATCAATGAACCGGTGAACCGGTTCACCCTGCCGCCGTCCTCCATCGAAGACCTGGTCGCCCGGGTCAAGCTGAACCGAAAGCTCGGGGCCTATGTCGGCACTTGCCATCAGCGCTGCACGGGGCTCGACTGCCTGTCGACCCTCTCGATCGTCACTTACGATATCGATCAGAAGTACGGCACGCACTATTACGACAACTTCGTCGAATTCCTGAAATACATGCAGAAAAACGACCTGACCGCCAATGCCGGTGTGACGGACGTCAAAGGCGACCGGTCCAAGGGCCCCAAAGACCAGGAAGACAAGGATATGTATGTCCACGTCGTCGAAAAACGGGACGATGGCATCGTGGTGCGCGGCGCCAAGGCCCACCAAACCGGGTCTCTTTCCTCGCACGAAATCATCGTGCTGCCCACCCGCGCGATGCGCAAAGGAGACGAAGACTATGCCCTGTCCTTCGCCGTACCGGCGGATGCACCGGGGCTCATCCACGTGGTGGGCCGTTCGAGCCTCGACATGCGGGAGCTCGACGGCTACGACGTCGGCAACATCCGCTACTCCAAGTACTGCCCCACCCTGATCTTCAACGATGTCTTCGTCCCCTGGGAACGGGTCTTCATGTGCGGAGAGACGGAGTTCGCGGTGGAGATGGTCGTCCGCTTCTCCTCCTTCCACCGTCAGAGCCACGGCGGTTGCAAGTCCGGAAAAATCGACTGCATGATCGGAACGGCCTTGACGATGATGGAATATAATGGCACATCGAAGGCCGGACACCTCAAACAGAAGGTCATCGACATGATCCACCGGGCCGAGACGCTCTATGGCTGCTGTCTCGCCAGTTCCTACGAGGGGAAGCAGGAGCCCTCCGGGACCTATTTCATCGACACGGTCCTGGCCAACGCCTCCAAGATCCACGAGGGCAAGGAGATGGCCGAGGCGATCCGGCTCATGGTCGATGTCTGCGGCGGCTTCGTGGCCGACATGCCTTCCGATCGCGATTTCGAGAATCCGGAGATCGGACCGCTGGTGAAAAAATACATGAAAGGGGCCGACGGCGTGCCGATCGACAACCGCATCAAGCTATACCGGCTGGCGGAAAAGCTCGCCCTCGAAAGCGCCGACACCATCTCCGATATCCACGGCGGAGGATCGCCCGAGGCCCATCGGGTCACCATCTTCCGCGAGACGAACATCGACCGGAAAAAAGATGCCGCCAAACGCCTGGCAGGCATCGAATCCTGA
- a CDS encoding Transcriptional regulator, GntR family, translated as MKSNRTSRRDDLRKDHAQIAYRGIRRMLYHKEIVPGQKVACGDVAEQLHMSPTPVIQALKWLEFQGFVRHEPNRGYFMEPFRLEEIEEIYELRELIEPSLIPSVVRHLDENGAEKLRSALEAHRSVDNEAYLIQERLFKNREFHLTLASLSRKPTQIRILGNIFDLLFLKYGGNYFPVEPADLTDQAHKRAYDCILARDAKGAQEVLSAHITNAKEKVLAGIRKFLEKREEPEF; from the coding sequence ATGAAATCCAACAGGACCTCAAGACGGGACGACCTACGGAAAGACCATGCCCAGATTGCGTACAGGGGCATCCGGCGCATGCTTTACCATAAGGAAATCGTCCCTGGTCAGAAGGTCGCCTGCGGTGATGTGGCCGAACAGCTCCACATGAGCCCAACGCCCGTAATCCAAGCCTTGAAGTGGCTTGAATTCCAGGGTTTTGTGCGTCACGAGCCCAATCGCGGCTACTTCATGGAGCCTTTCAGACTCGAGGAAATCGAAGAGATTTACGAATTGCGCGAATTGATCGAACCATCCCTGATCCCGTCCGTCGTGAGGCACCTGGACGAGAACGGCGCGGAGAAGCTTCGGTCGGCCCTGGAGGCCCACCGCTCCGTGGATAACGAGGCGTACCTGATTCAGGAGCGGCTCTTCAAGAACAGGGAGTTCCATCTGACCCTTGCGTCCCTGTCCCGCAAACCGACGCAGATCCGCATCCTCGGCAATATCTTCGATCTCCTTTTCCTGAAATACGGCGGCAACTATTTCCCGGTCGAACCTGCGGATCTGACCGATCAGGCCCACAAGAGAGCCTACGACTGCATCCTGGCGCGGGATGCAAAAGGGGCGCAAGAAGTCCTCTCGGCGCACATCACCAACGCCAAGGAAAAGGTCCTTGCCGGAATTCGCAAATTCCTGGAGAAGCGGGAGGAACCTGAATTTTAA
- the sucC gene encoding Succinyl-CoA ligase (ADP-forming) subunit beta: protein MISDLIKNLIKSLITDISFLSSFFLGSGHSPYDTIDRAGLKHKPQSIQAKERIMRLFEYEAAEIFESKGIPVPRRGVAESTEEALRIADGIGYPVIVKAQVLVGGRGLAGGIQAANSPDELEEIAGSILNMDVKGLAVRKIMIAEKVAVEKELYLGITIDGFSGLPVIVASTEGGVRIEEVARKSPEKVASMRADPQFGFYPYQARTLLRGLGLSQRLLVSCADVIVQLYKIFTQLEAVIVEINPLVVLANGGVLAVDAVLEVDNSALSRIRRYSLPNLIGRIENALERKGKEIGVTYVDLDGDIGLISSGAGLGMATMDIIGERLRPANFLETGGGITDKLLYNCMELLMMKDGLRGILINIYGGINPIHEGAKGVVRYIQEKKLSLPIVAKALGNHQEETWEIFRSAGVHVVTDPASEAAVERLYELVGPGK from the coding sequence TTGATTTCCGATTTAATTAAAAACTTGATTAAAAGTTTAATTACAGATATAAGCTTTTTGTCAAGCTTTTTTCTTGGGAGCGGCCACAGCCCGTACGACACGATCGATCGCGCGGGCCTCAAACACAAACCTCAGAGCATTCAGGCAAAGGAAAGAATCATGAGACTTTTCGAATACGAAGCCGCGGAGATCTTTGAGTCGAAAGGCATCCCCGTCCCGCGCAGAGGAGTCGCGGAATCCACCGAGGAGGCCCTGCGCATCGCCGACGGCATCGGATATCCAGTGATCGTCAAGGCGCAGGTCCTGGTGGGTGGCCGCGGCCTCGCGGGCGGGATTCAGGCCGCAAACTCCCCGGATGAACTGGAAGAGATCGCGGGCAGCATCCTGAACATGGATGTCAAAGGTCTGGCCGTTCGCAAGATCATGATCGCTGAAAAGGTGGCGGTTGAAAAGGAACTCTATCTGGGGATCACCATCGATGGGTTTTCGGGCCTTCCCGTGATTGTCGCGAGCACGGAAGGCGGCGTCAGGATAGAGGAAGTGGCGCGCAAGTCCCCCGAAAAGGTGGCCTCCATGAGGGCCGATCCGCAGTTCGGCTTTTATCCGTATCAGGCGAGGACGCTTCTGCGGGGCCTGGGGCTTTCGCAGCGTCTGCTCGTCTCCTGCGCGGATGTGATCGTCCAGCTTTACAAGATCTTCACGCAACTCGAGGCCGTCATCGTCGAGATCAATCCCCTCGTGGTGCTTGCCAACGGCGGGGTCTTGGCTGTGGATGCGGTTCTCGAGGTCGACAATTCGGCCCTTTCACGAATCCGGCGCTACTCCCTTCCGAACCTCATCGGCCGCATCGAAAATGCGCTGGAGCGCAAAGGCAAGGAAATCGGCGTAACCTACGTCGACCTCGATGGGGACATCGGTCTGATTTCTTCGGGTGCGGGTTTGGGGATGGCCACGATGGATATCATCGGCGAGCGGCTGAGGCCGGCCAATTTTCTCGAAACCGGTGGGGGGATCACCGACAAACTGCTCTATAACTGCATGGAACTGCTGATGATGAAGGACGGTTTGCGCGGTATCCTCATCAATATATACGGCGGGATCAATCCGATCCATGAGGGGGCCAAGGGCGTCGTGCGCTATATCCAAGAAAAGAAACTTAGCCTTCCGATCGTGGCGAAGGCCCTCGGAAATCATCAGGAGGAGACCTGGGAAATCTTTCGCTCGGCAGGGGTGCACGTGGTGACGGACCCTGCCTCCGAGGCGGCTGTGGAGCGGTTGTACGAGTTGGTGGGCCCCGGGAAGTGA
- the sucD gene encoding Succinyl-CoA ligase (ADP-forming) subunit alpha 2, producing the protein MSILLDGDTRVIVQGITGKIGQVQTYWMLEYGTAVVGGVTPGKGGSTVEGLPVFDRVAEAVEKTGANASVFFVPAAFVLDAFYETVDAGVKFIVVVPEHVPVHDVMKMRAYAREKGVFALGPTTPGILVPGKGKMGIMPASLFSPGRVGIISRSGTLSYEFAGILSQKEVGQSTVVGMGADPVALTNLPDILKLFQEDEDTDGVIIVGEVGGEQEERAAEYIAGQMTKPVAAYIAGRFSPQGKRMGHAGAIVRGSAGTVQGKTDALKAAGVTVLKSPIEVGRWAMDHKLR; encoded by the coding sequence ATGAGTATTTTACTTGACGGTGACACCCGGGTGATTGTTCAAGGGATTACAGGCAAGATCGGGCAGGTGCAGACCTATTGGATGCTCGAATATGGTACGGCGGTGGTCGGCGGTGTCACCCCGGGAAAGGGCGGGTCCACCGTGGAGGGGCTGCCGGTTTTCGACAGGGTGGCGGAGGCTGTCGAGAAAACCGGGGCCAATGCCTCTGTTTTTTTCGTTCCGGCTGCGTTCGTGCTGGATGCCTTTTATGAGACCGTCGATGCAGGCGTCAAATTTATTGTGGTTGTTCCGGAGCATGTGCCGGTACACGACGTCATGAAGATGCGAGCCTATGCCCGCGAGAAAGGGGTCTTTGCCCTGGGGCCGACGACGCCGGGCATCCTCGTCCCGGGCAAGGGCAAGATGGGGATTATGCCCGCTTCGCTTTTCTCTCCGGGACGGGTGGGGATCATCTCCCGCAGCGGTACGCTCTCCTATGAGTTCGCCGGCATCCTCTCCCAAAAAGAGGTCGGACAGAGCACGGTGGTCGGGATGGGGGCCGACCCGGTCGCCTTGACGAATCTGCCGGACATTCTGAAGCTTTTCCAGGAAGACGAGGATACGGACGGGGTCATTATCGTTGGGGAGGTCGGTGGGGAGCAGGAAGAAAGGGCTGCGGAGTATATCGCCGGCCAAATGACCAAACCTGTCGCCGCCTATATCGCGGGCCGGTTTTCTCCGCAGGGCAAACGCATGGGGCATGCGGGGGCCATTGTCCGGGGGTCGGCCGGGACCGTCCAGGGGAAGACCGACGCCTTGAAGGCCGCCGGGGTGACGGTCCTGAAAAGCCCCATCGAAGTGGGTCGGTGGGCCATGGACCACAAACTGAGGTAG
- a CDS encoding hypothetical protein (Evidence 5 : Unknown function), which translates to MVFLPNLCVNLHVCLCGDLEVASAQTLDFLDIGQKSSFPAWKLDDFRSFISRLETR; encoded by the coding sequence ATGGTCTTTTTGCCCAATCTCTGCGTCAATCTTCACGTTTGCTTGTGCGGCGACCTAGAGGTCGCCTCCGCGCAAACGCTCGATTTCCTTGATATTGGCCAAAAATCCTCATTTCCGGCCTGGAAACTAGATGATTTTCGAAGCTTCATTTCACGCCTGGAAACTAGATGA
- a CDS encoding hypothetical protein (Evidence 5 : Unknown function) — MVFLPNLCVNLHGGVRFVLLGVLDGPAPDRCFSPLPGNESLAPLLPRRPCGSPVDLLFKALKPFMPPDSARQKRGAKSSGSFHRCLPHLRLRGFQATLDKNPPGL; from the coding sequence ATGGTCTTTTTGCCCAATCTCTGCGTCAATCTGCACGGAGGCGTGCGGTTTGTCTTGCTGGGAGTTCTCGATGGACCGGCCCCCGACCGTTGTTTTTCACCTCTTCCCGGGAATGAATCCCTGGCTCCCCTTCTTCCCCGGCGGCCTTGCGGGAGCCCCGTGGATTTGCTCTTCAAGGCGTTGAAACCGTTCATGCCACCGGACTCTGCCAGGCAGAAGCGTGGCGCGAAGTCAAGCGGCTCATTTCACCGATGCCTTCCGCACCTGCGCCTGAGGGGGTTCCAAGCGACGCTTGACAAAAACCCCCCGGGTCTTTAA
- a CDS encoding Dihydropyrimidine dehydrogenase (NADP(+)) translates to MIQGALVMLGLGTMCGLLLSLASRVFHVEQDPRIELVEECLAGANCGGCGYAGCTAAAVAIVAGEAPASACIVGGPESARKVAAIMGLDAGLAEPARALNFCTGGDRADNKFLYVGVNTCHAEAMLYGGKRLCEIGCLGHGDCVRACQFGALSMGPEGLPVVDEAKCVGCGACQRICPKGIIRVKTMSERLLHFNRSDECLAPCRQTCPAEINISRYIHQIREGDYEGAVHTIRERNPLLLACGRVCPHPCENQCRRGIEDEPVSINQLKRFVADYEMHSGKRLSISKAPPTNRRIAVIGGGPAGLSCAYFLARLGHEVTIFEAMPKLGGMLRYGIPEYRLPKKVLDWEIEGIINLGIEVRTNVTFGLDFSLASLVAVGYDAIFMGVGAWKDSRLRVEGEDLSGCYTGIDFLSRMAGGAPVEIGETAAVIGGGNTAIDCARTLVRKGAKKVYLVYRRTRKEMPANEIEIEAADHEGIEMLFLCAPVRVVGDENGKVTHLEYLKMELGEPDASGRRRPVPVEGSETLLKTDMVITAIGQAPDIGFKEKTEDRLAQLKTTRWSTIEGNPYTTQTSIPYIFAAGDAATGPSLVVEAIGGGRRAARSIHQYVMGEEVHADQQELGRKMMDKSIFESVPGIEPKPRCTMEELPVDVRVQSFVEVDQVLTEEAALAESQRCLDCGLLCYNVDKD, encoded by the coding sequence ATGATTCAAGGGGCTTTGGTCATGCTGGGTTTGGGCACCATGTGCGGCCTTCTCCTGAGCTTGGCATCACGAGTTTTTCATGTCGAGCAGGACCCCAGGATCGAGTTGGTGGAAGAATGTCTGGCCGGGGCAAACTGCGGGGGCTGCGGGTATGCCGGGTGTACGGCTGCGGCCGTGGCGATCGTAGCGGGAGAAGCACCGGCGAGCGCCTGTATCGTGGGTGGGCCGGAGTCCGCCCGCAAGGTGGCGGCCATCATGGGTCTCGACGCGGGGCTCGCTGAGCCGGCGCGGGCCCTCAATTTCTGCACCGGTGGGGATCGCGCGGACAACAAGTTCCTCTATGTAGGGGTCAACACCTGTCACGCGGAGGCGATGTTGTATGGGGGGAAGCGTCTGTGCGAGATCGGGTGTCTGGGGCACGGCGACTGCGTCAGGGCGTGCCAGTTCGGGGCCCTGAGCATGGGGCCGGAGGGCCTGCCCGTTGTGGACGAAGCAAAATGCGTGGGGTGCGGCGCCTGCCAGAGGATCTGCCCCAAGGGCATCATCCGGGTCAAGACCATGTCGGAGCGCCTGCTCCATTTCAACCGTTCGGATGAGTGCCTCGCGCCCTGCCGGCAGACCTGTCCGGCGGAAATCAATATCTCGAGATATATCCATCAGATCCGTGAAGGCGATTACGAAGGCGCCGTCCATACCATCCGCGAGCGCAACCCGCTGCTGCTCGCCTGTGGACGGGTCTGTCCACACCCCTGCGAGAACCAGTGCCGGAGGGGCATCGAGGATGAACCGGTCTCGATCAATCAATTGAAGCGCTTTGTGGCCGACTACGAGATGCATTCCGGAAAACGACTGTCCATCAGCAAGGCGCCGCCGACGAACCGCCGGATCGCGGTGATCGGCGGGGGGCCGGCAGGGTTGAGCTGCGCCTACTTCCTGGCCCGCCTCGGACACGAGGTGACGATTTTCGAAGCGATGCCGAAGCTCGGAGGAATGCTGCGCTATGGCATCCCCGAGTACCGCCTTCCGAAGAAGGTACTCGATTGGGAGATAGAGGGCATTATCAATCTCGGGATCGAGGTTCGCACCAACGTGACCTTCGGGTTGGATTTCAGCTTGGCTTCATTGGTCGCCGTCGGTTATGACGCCATATTTATGGGGGTCGGGGCCTGGAAGGATTCCAGGCTGAGGGTCGAGGGAGAGGATCTCAGTGGATGTTACACGGGGATCGATTTCCTGAGCCGCATGGCGGGGGGTGCGCCCGTGGAGATCGGTGAGACGGCGGCGGTCATCGGGGGCGGGAATACCGCCATCGACTGCGCCCGCACCCTGGTGAGGAAAGGGGCCAAGAAAGTCTATCTCGTTTACAGGCGCACACGCAAGGAGATGCCGGCCAACGAAATCGAGATCGAGGCTGCCGATCACGAAGGGATCGAGATGCTTTTTCTATGCGCCCCGGTCAGGGTGGTGGGGGACGAGAACGGTAAAGTAACGCATCTCGAGTACTTGAAGATGGAGCTTGGAGAGCCTGATGCCAGCGGGAGGCGAAGACCCGTCCCTGTCGAAGGGTCTGAAACCCTTTTGAAAACGGATATGGTGATCACGGCCATCGGCCAGGCGCCTGACATCGGGTTCAAGGAGAAAACCGAGGACCGTCTGGCGCAGCTGAAGACTACACGCTGGAGCACGATCGAGGGAAACCCCTACACCACGCAGACGAGCATTCCTTATATCTTTGCAGCGGGAGACGCCGCAACGGGGCCCTCGCTGGTGGTGGAGGCCATCGGGGGCGGCCGGAGGGCTGCGCGCTCGATTCATCAGTATGTCATGGGGGAGGAGGTGCATGCAGACCAGCAGGAACTGGGTCGAAAAATGATGGACAAATCCATTTTCGAATCGGTGCCGGGTATCGAGCCCAAACCCCGGTGCACCATGGAGGAATTGCCGGTTGATGTGCGCGTTCAATCCTTTGTGGAGGTGGACCAGGTGCTCACAGAGGAGGCCGCGCTCGCGGAAAGCCAACGGTGCCTCGACTGCGGTCTGCTTTGCTACAACGTCGATAAAGATTGA
- a CDS encoding putative cAMP-dependent protein kinase, regulatory subunit (Evidence 3 : Putative function from multiple computational evidences) → MPSVDFLGKVDLLRGLDEPRLLLIQESCQPRSYALGERLFKEDEIADRIWIVERGEVGLFFNLPGRKRSDENLVVSISSGESLGWSGFMPPYRYSLSAYCNSERCDVLMLMKDDLTRLSEQDHRLGYMVMSNLAAVVSRRFDQLQEWGTVLPLPSV, encoded by the coding sequence ATGCCGAGTGTCGATTTTCTGGGTAAAGTCGATTTATTGAGGGGCCTCGATGAGCCTCGGCTGCTGCTCATTCAGGAGAGTTGCCAGCCGAGATCCTATGCTTTGGGTGAGAGGCTTTTCAAGGAAGACGAGATTGCAGACAGGATCTGGATCGTGGAACGAGGCGAGGTGGGCCTTTTTTTCAATCTCCCCGGCCGGAAACGCTCAGATGAAAACCTTGTCGTGTCCATTTCGTCCGGTGAGTCGCTGGGTTGGTCCGGTTTCATGCCGCCCTATAGATATAGCCTGTCCGCGTACTGCAACTCGGAACGCTGCGATGTATTGATGCTTATGAAGGATGACCTGACCAGGCTCTCAGAGCAGGACCACCGGTTGGGTTATATGGTGATGTCGAATCTCGCGGCCGTGGTGAGCAGGCGCTTTGATCAATTGCAGGAGTGGGGGACGGTTTTGCCGCTTCCCTCTGTTTGA
- a CDS encoding putative cAMP-dependent protein kinase, regulatory subunit (Evidence 3 : Putative function from multiple computational evidences), protein MVSLDFLEEVEVFRGLDDDRLAALRSCCEEAEFKRGDELFGIGTDAKHLWAVEKGEVTLMGEPSKTAGSAAFPLSSLETSMIFGWSSMVPPYRHMHSAFCASRTCRAIRIESACVSKLFEEDPELGYRVMMRLLRSIGRRFHSLQEELVRRRGQDMLNQW, encoded by the coding sequence ATGGTCAGCCTTGATTTTTTGGAGGAGGTGGAGGTCTTTAGGGGATTGGACGATGACAGGCTCGCAGCTTTGCGCAGTTGCTGCGAGGAGGCTGAATTCAAAAGGGGGGATGAACTTTTTGGTATCGGGACGGATGCTAAGCACCTGTGGGCGGTGGAGAAAGGTGAGGTGACCCTGATGGGGGAGCCGTCCAAAACAGCCGGCTCAGCAGCGTTTCCACTTTCTTCGTTGGAGACGAGCATGATCTTCGGCTGGTCGAGTATGGTCCCGCCTTACCGGCATATGCATTCGGCGTTTTGCGCCAGCAGGACCTGCCGGGCGATAAGAATCGAAAGCGCTTGCGTTTCAAAGTTGTTCGAGGAGGATCCCGAACTGGGCTACCGGGTCATGATGAGGCTCTTGAGATCCATCGGAAGGCGGTTCCATTCGCTTCAGGAAGAGCTGGTCAGGCGCCGTGGGCAGGATATGTTGAACCAGTGGTGA
- a CDS encoding hypothetical protein (Evidence 5 : Unknown function): MPKVITPIKDTHYNKDCTNFASQCLYAGGWFMTTGWDKKNILEWWYEKSGAGNIWTYTWSAADNLAWHMYFRNRAYNVTTTCDIQLGDVVSADRNNDYIIDHQMMVTKKEGCVIYLSYHSKNTLNRSFYDIVKSAPNAWYFGWHILRSEYW; the protein is encoded by the coding sequence ATGCCGAAAGTTATAACCCCTATTAAGGACACCCATTACAATAAGGATTGCACCAATTTTGCGTCACAATGTCTTTATGCTGGCGGTTGGTTTATGACAACCGGATGGGATAAAAAAAATATTTTAGAATGGTGGTATGAAAAAAGCGGTGCAGGTAACATATGGACTTACACATGGAGTGCAGCCGATAATCTGGCATGGCATATGTATTTTAGGAATCGGGCATACAATGTCACTACAACCTGTGATATTCAATTGGGTGACGTAGTAAGCGCTGATCGGAATAATGATTACATTATCGACCATCAAATGATGGTAACCAAGAAAGAAGGCTGCGTAATATATTTAAGCTATCATTCCAAAAATACTTTGAATAGATCGTTTTACGATATAGTTAAAAGTGCACCAAATGCATGGTATTTCGGTTGGCATATTCTCCGAAGTGAATATTGGTAG
- a CDS encoding exported hypothetical protein (Evidence 5 : Unknown function), with the protein MRHANCSLCISIAKLCLIFFVLIYGEMVANAEYNIQPDEKDSIRSTILHLFGMRDILLMTGVDEGYNFPITEAMGRKFSGDEYKNTLIALYNTIKEEYEIAYIWSQSEIVDIIITKKIGRMIYIKVREKNKMQSRLVHSPNFDAPLTVTVMDHVMIIKKTMRGYNVIYDQQHDEIFYSNLDDKKDVTYPIVPDTPDAKMQLDEYMENNPDAIEPLVLPPLEIPLHHQMNKNHAKSEEMLNHELGIYPYNRASAVNYAIAYAESYNPY; encoded by the coding sequence ATGAGACATGCAAATTGCAGCCTGTGTATTAGTATCGCCAAATTGTGTCTAATTTTTTTTGTTCTAATTTATGGCGAAATGGTTGCCAATGCTGAATACAATATCCAACCAGATGAAAAAGATTCGATCAGATCTACAATATTGCATTTGTTTGGAATGAGAGATATATTATTAATGACAGGTGTAGATGAGGGATATAACTTTCCCATAACCGAGGCTATGGGGAGAAAATTTTCAGGCGATGAATACAAAAACACACTTATAGCTCTATATAATACAATAAAAGAAGAATATGAAATTGCATACATATGGTCACAATCGGAAATAGTCGATATAATCATAACGAAAAAAATCGGCAGAATGATATATATCAAGGTGCGCGAGAAAAACAAAATGCAGAGCCGCCTTGTTCATTCACCTAATTTTGACGCTCCACTGACTGTAACTGTTATGGATCATGTAATGATCATTAAAAAGACAATGAGAGGTTACAATGTTATCTATGATCAACAACATGATGAAATTTTCTATTCAAACTTAGATGACAAAAAAGATGTAACCTACCCAATTGTACCGGATACACCAGATGCCAAGATGCAGCTAGATGAATATATGGAAAACAATCCTGATGCTATTGAACCTCTAGTATTGCCTCCCTTGGAAATTCCATTGCATCATCAAATGAATAAGAACCATGCCAAAAGTGAGGAAATGTTAAATCACGAATTGGGAATTTATCCATATAATAGGGCATCGGCAGTGAATTATGCTATAGCTTATGCCGAAAGTTATAACCCCTATTAA
- a CDS encoding hypothetical protein (Evidence 5 : Unknown function) gives MHSKPFPTRPHPKDRYMAKIGVHNNMCSLSFRPVPARQSNFSCIGKTSDKIRRFHLHGPY, from the coding sequence TTGCATTCGAAACCCTTTCCCACCAGACCTCATCCCAAAGACCGGTATATGGCGAAGATCGGTGTTCACAATAACATGTGCAGTCTCTCCTTCCGCCCGGTTCCTGCGAGACAGAGCAATTTTTCCTGCATCGGAAAAACAAGCGACAAGATTAGGCGCTTTCACCTCCATGGCCCATATTAA
- a CDS encoding hypothetical protein (Evidence 5 : Unknown function): METGFYREIISGRPLTRVHPEMTIFSSHPSGAQSHRCQVGRGFHNTDEIQHLLGSGL, translated from the coding sequence TTGGAAACTGGGTTCTACCGGGAAATCATTTCCGGACGGCCACTAACTCGTGTCCATCCGGAAATGACAATATTTTCTTCACACCCTTCGGGTGCTCAGTCCCACCGCTGCCAAGTGGGCCGCGGTTTTCACAATACCGATGAAATCCAGCACTTGCTCGGAAGCGGCCTGTAG
- a CDS encoding hypothetical protein (Evidence 5 : Unknown function), which produces MRLQNSTRFHPGMVFLANLGVNLHVCLCGDLQVASAQMLDFLDIG; this is translated from the coding sequence GTGCGCCTTCAAAATTCAACTCGTTTCCATCCGGGAATGGTCTTTTTAGCCAATCTCGGCGTCAATCTGCACGTTTGCTTGTGCGGCGACCTGCAGGTCGCCTCCGCGCAAATGCTTGATTTCCTTGATATTGGCTAA